One region of Ananas comosus cultivar F153 linkage group 9, ASM154086v1, whole genome shotgun sequence genomic DNA includes:
- the LOC109715118 gene encoding putative membrane-bound O-acyltransferase C24H6.01c isoform X3 produces MKAILSLCLGNNWLFWTITGALLDGTYALISGNFVINLAISSMQVVLRMISFGCDYHWSFGQPRFDKKRHVQRCHVCSSGRTCYHALQEIGVHSSKYSFNMYLCHLIYAPLYIAGPIISYNAFAKQLEAPQENYSVRQISAYGLRWVLSFLLMEAMTHFFYYNAFAISGVWWQLSPFEIFLIGYGVLNFMWLKFLLIWRYFRFWSLIGGIETPENMPRCMNNCYDLESFWKGWHASFNKWLVRYMYIPLGGSQRKLLNVWVIFTFVAIWHDLEWKLLSWAWLTCLFFVPELLVKSAADAFQARSAFGAFIHRELGAIAGAVTISCLMVANLVGYVVGPSGVKSLISRMLQKDAYPVLVYIFISFYVGVKLMFHIRDLK; encoded by the exons ATGAAGGCTATCCTTTCTCTTTGTTTGG GCAACAATTGGCTTTTTTGGACAATTACCGGGGCACTTTTAGATGGCACATATGCTTTAATCTCG GGGAATTTTGTGATTAATTTGGCTATTTCCTCCATGCAAG TTGTACTACGCATGATCAGCTTTGGATGTGACTATCATTGGTCGTTTGGACAGCCTCGCTTTGATAAAAAG AGACACGTCCAGCGTTGCCATGTTTGTTCTTCTGGGAGGACATGTTACCATGCTTTACAG GAGATTGGAGTTCACAGTAGCAAATACTCATTCAATATGTATTTGTGTCACTTGATATATGCACCACTCTACATCGCCGGACCCATTATTAGCTACAATGCTTTTGCTAAACAG TTGGAGGCACCGCAGGAGAATTATTCGGTCAGACAAATATCTGCATACGGGCTAAGATGGGTTCTAAGTTTCTTACTTATGGAAGCGATGACACACTTTTTCTACTACAATGCCTTTGCAATTAG TGGTGTGTGGTGGCAGCTGTCACCATTTGAGATCTTTCTCATTGGCTACGGG GTGTTAAACTTTATGTGGTTAAAGTTTCTCCTGATTTGGCGCTATTTTCGGTTCTGGTCTCTG ATAGGAGGAATCGAGACACCCGAGAATATGCCGAGGTGTATGAACAACTGTTATGATTTGGAGAGCTTCTGGAAAGGCTGGCATGCTTCTTTCAATAAATGGCTTGTCAG ATACATGTACATTCCACTTGGCGGTTCTCAGAGAAAGCTACTCAATGTTTGGGTCATTTTCACATTTGTAGCAATTTGGCACGATCTAGAATG GAAACTTCTTTCTTGGGCATGGTTAAcatgtttattttttgttcCTGAACTATTAGTCAAATCAGCTGCAGATGCTTTTCAG GCGAGGAGTGCTTTTGGAGCATTCATACATCGTGAACTAGGTGCTATTGCTGGGGCCGTGACGATTAGCTGCCTAATG GTAGCGAACCTTGTTGGCTATGTCGTCGGGCCGTCGGGCGTAAAATCATTAATTTCGCGAATGCTTCAGAAAGACG CATATCCTGTTCTGGTATACATATTTATATCATTTTATGTGGGTGTAAAG CTCATGTTTCATATTCGAGATCTTAAGTAA